The following are from one region of the Jatrophihabitans telluris genome:
- a CDS encoding Lrp/AsnC family transcriptional regulator has protein sequence MTEAQPDVLDRAIIRELERDGRRPFREIARSLDVSEATIRARYRRLTDSGTLKIVAFSDPAAMAMDRLALVFLKVGPERHDSVAKALTARPEVSYVSTVLGSFDLFAQVLVADDTALWGFLQDVVRPLPGVLETECTLEIKVHKLWFENAF, from the coding sequence ATGACCGAGGCACAGCCCGACGTGTTGGACCGGGCCATCATCCGCGAGCTCGAACGAGATGGCCGCCGGCCGTTTCGGGAAATCGCACGTTCCTTGGACGTGTCCGAAGCGACGATCAGGGCCCGCTATAGGCGGCTCACCGATTCCGGCACGCTCAAGATCGTCGCGTTCTCCGATCCCGCCGCGATGGCGATGGACCGGCTCGCGCTGGTGTTTCTCAAGGTCGGCCCCGAGCGGCACGACTCCGTCGCCAAAGCCCTCACTGCTCGGCCCGAGGTCAGCTATGTCTCCACAGTGCTCGGCAGCTTCGATCTGTTCGCCCAAGTGCTCGTAGCCGATGACACGGCCCTCTGGGGCTTCTTGCAGGACGTGGTCCGGCCGCTACCCGGCGTGCTCGAAACCGAGTGCACACTCGAGATCAAGGTCCACAAGCTGTGGTTCGAAAACGCCTTCTAA
- a CDS encoding MarR family winged helix-turn-helix transcriptional regulator, translated as MERSGDESLAEAFWAVARQLRRNSAQWLSSWNLTPSQARAMRTLDRYGSMRPSALSEHLRIAARSATEVIDDLERIGFVERSADPSDRRATQVSLSAAGRKASADIRSARSEEAERMFGRLSEAEQRNLHRLLRKLTDES; from the coding sequence GTGGAGCGCTCTGGGGACGAATCGCTGGCCGAGGCCTTCTGGGCGGTGGCCCGACAGTTGCGGCGCAACTCGGCCCAGTGGCTCTCGTCCTGGAACCTGACGCCCTCTCAGGCACGGGCGATGCGCACCCTGGACCGGTACGGATCGATGCGCCCCTCCGCCCTGTCGGAACACCTGCGTATCGCGGCGCGCTCGGCCACCGAGGTCATCGACGACCTGGAACGAATCGGGTTCGTCGAGCGGTCCGCTGATCCGTCCGACCGGCGCGCAACGCAGGTCTCCCTGTCGGCCGCGGGACGCAAGGCCAGCGCCGACATCCGTTCGGCTCGCTCGGAGGAGGCCGAGCGGATGTTCGGACGCCTGTCCGAAGCCGAGCAACGCAACCTGCACCGGTTGCTGCGCAAGCTGACCGACGAATCCTGA
- a CDS encoding ArsR/SmtB family transcription factor, whose translation MTTTASAEDQLSETFAALANPTRRAILAHLARGEATVNELAAPFHLTLPAISKHIKTLERAGLVTRGHHAQYRPCALDASPLADVATWAEQYRPVWEARLDRMDDYLNRLRSQPTTEGHDD comes from the coding sequence GTGACGACAACGGCCAGCGCCGAAGACCAGCTCAGCGAGACCTTCGCCGCGCTCGCCAACCCGACGCGGCGCGCCATCCTTGCCCATCTCGCCCGGGGCGAGGCCACGGTGAACGAACTCGCAGCGCCATTTCACCTGACGCTTCCCGCAATCTCCAAGCACATCAAAACGCTCGAACGGGCTGGGCTCGTCACACGCGGCCACCATGCGCAGTACCGCCCCTGCGCCCTCGACGCCAGCCCGCTCGCAGATGTTGCGACGTGGGCCGAGCAGTACCGCCCCGTCTGGGAGGCCCGATTGGACAGGATGGACGACTACCTCAACCGACTGCGATCACAACCGACGACGGAGGGACACGATGACTGA
- a CDS encoding alpha-E domain-containing protein, protein MLSRIAESLFWIGRYIERADDTARILDIYLQQILEDASVEDEACRSLFEVMGRPMPEDGSPVGVREVLQQLAYDRQAASSITGALAAGRVNARSARDSVSSELWEALNLTYLDLSEQRRRAERMGPHRFFQWVRERTALASGVADSTMSRDEGWLFLDLGRSIERVDMTARLLTTRATGTSGPNWTTLLRACGANEAYLRTYRGRVSDRTAGEFLMLDRLFPRSLFFALSRAEDRIQELDRGGDGRVGTDDPARRQLGRARTGLEFLGVDEMMQDLQGNLEAVQTACADATSAVGTRYFPHAVIEWVGKGA, encoded by the coding sequence ATGCTGAGCCGGATCGCCGAGTCGCTGTTCTGGATCGGCCGCTACATCGAACGCGCCGACGACACGGCCCGCATCCTGGACATCTACCTGCAGCAGATCCTCGAGGACGCCTCCGTCGAGGACGAGGCCTGCCGGTCGCTGTTCGAGGTCATGGGCCGGCCGATGCCCGAGGACGGCAGCCCGGTCGGTGTTCGTGAAGTGCTGCAGCAACTCGCCTACGATCGCCAGGCCGCGTCCTCGATCACCGGCGCCCTCGCCGCCGGCCGGGTCAACGCCCGCAGCGCTCGCGACTCGGTGTCCTCCGAGCTCTGGGAGGCACTCAACCTCACCTACCTGGACCTGTCCGAACAACGCCGGCGGGCCGAGCGCATGGGACCGCACCGGTTCTTCCAGTGGGTGCGTGAACGTACCGCGCTGGCCAGCGGCGTCGCGGACTCCACCATGAGCCGGGACGAGGGCTGGCTCTTCCTCGACCTGGGCCGCAGTATCGAACGGGTCGACATGACGGCCCGCTTGCTGACCACCCGCGCCACCGGCACGTCCGGCCCGAACTGGACCACGTTGTTACGTGCCTGCGGGGCGAACGAGGCCTACCTGCGCACCTACCGGGGCCGGGTCAGTGACCGGACCGCCGGGGAGTTCCTCATGCTCGACCGGCTCTTTCCGCGCTCGCTGTTCTTCGCGCTGTCCCGGGCCGAGGACCGTATCCAGGAACTGGACCGGGGCGGTGACGGCCGGGTCGGCACGGACGATCCGGCTCGGCGGCAGCTGGGCCGGGCCCGCACCGGGCTGGAGTTCCTCGGCGTGGACGAGATGATGCAGGATCTCCAGGGCAATCTCGAAGCGGTCCAGACCGCGTGCGCAGACGCCACCAGTGCCGTCGGCACCCGGTATTTTCCGCACGCCGTGATCGAGTGGGTCGGAAAGGGAGCGTGA
- a CDS encoding transglutaminase family protein: MTWRMRVRHRTGYSYDGEVVSSFNEARMTPLSDSTQTTLESRVEISPPASVFRYRDYWGTQVTAFDIHSPHSELVVTSTSVVETALRPRALSSLASLGWGELGTDQVRDQFAEWLAFTPRTDPDGELSALARESAGTSAPADAAIACNEAIRAAMEYRLGATGVHTSGLQAWQERKGVCQDFAHVTLAMLRSLGVPCRYVSGYLHPKSSAEIGETVAGESHAWVEWWDGEWVGYDPTNGREVADQHVAVARGRDYDDVAPLKGIYSGPKSSGLGVVVEVTRLA; this comes from the coding sequence ATGACCTGGCGCATGCGGGTGCGCCACCGCACCGGATACTCCTACGACGGCGAAGTGGTGTCCTCGTTCAACGAGGCGCGGATGACGCCGTTGTCGGACTCGACCCAGACCACCCTGGAGTCCCGGGTCGAGATCTCGCCGCCGGCCAGCGTGTTCCGCTACCGGGACTACTGGGGCACTCAGGTCACCGCGTTCGACATCCACTCCCCCCACAGCGAACTGGTCGTCACCTCGACGAGCGTGGTCGAGACCGCGCTGCGGCCGCGGGCGTTGAGCTCGCTCGCCTCGCTCGGCTGGGGGGAACTCGGCACCGATCAGGTGCGTGACCAGTTCGCGGAGTGGCTGGCGTTCACCCCGCGCACCGACCCCGACGGTGAGTTGTCCGCGTTGGCGCGCGAGAGCGCCGGTACCTCGGCGCCCGCCGACGCCGCCATCGCCTGCAACGAGGCGATCCGGGCGGCGATGGAGTACCGCCTCGGCGCCACCGGGGTCCACACGTCCGGCTTGCAGGCCTGGCAGGAACGCAAGGGTGTCTGCCAGGATTTTGCGCACGTCACGCTGGCCATGCTTCGCTCGCTCGGCGTACCGTGCCGCTACGTCTCGGGCTATCTGCATCCCAAGTCCTCGGCAGAGATCGGGGAAACGGTCGCGGGTGAGAGCCACGCCTGGGTCGAGTGGTGGGACGGCGAGTGGGTCGGCTACGACCCGACGAACGGACGTGAGGTCGCCGACCAGCACGTGGCGGTGGCCAGGGGACGTGACTACGACGATGTCGCGCCGCTGAAGGGCATCTACTCCGGGCCCAAGTCGTCCGGACTGGGCGTCGTCGTCGAGGTCACCCGCTTGGCCTGA
- a CDS encoding SRPBCC family protein: MPVNIVTSIEIACPRAEVSVFAADPDNATAWYSNIKSVEWQTAPPLAEGSEIAFVANFLGRRIAYTYRVVELVVGQRFVMSTEQGPFPMRTEYSWVDAASGTLMTLRNSGQPSGFGAIAAPALAAAMRRANNKDLLRLKAILESHHRDGARPHPVS, translated from the coding sequence GTGCCGGTCAACATCGTGACGTCGATCGAGATTGCTTGCCCGAGGGCGGAGGTCTCCGTCTTCGCCGCTGATCCTGACAATGCCACTGCGTGGTACTCGAACATCAAGTCGGTCGAGTGGCAGACAGCTCCCCCGCTGGCCGAAGGCTCGGAAATTGCCTTCGTCGCGAACTTCCTGGGACGGCGCATCGCGTACACCTACAGGGTTGTCGAACTGGTCGTGGGGCAGCGGTTCGTCATGAGCACTGAGCAGGGGCCGTTCCCGATGCGGACCGAGTATTCCTGGGTCGACGCTGCGTCCGGAACGCTGATGACCCTGCGGAATTCCGGCCAACCGTCAGGCTTTGGCGCCATCGCCGCACCGGCCTTGGCGGCGGCAATGCGTCGAGCCAACAACAAAGACCTCCTTCGATTGAAGGCCATTCTGGAATCGCACCACCGGGACGGGGCGCGTCCTCACCCTGTTTCCTAG
- a CDS encoding HAD family acid phosphatase: protein MSAEMTSGAPAGRTRLSGRWPLLTGALIAALGLTFGGITTASAHGNSGHIAHPAHPAPPSSTVAPTRGDSIPNVTLVENKIKAYYGDTVVGTDHVPSTTGNYAKEVHGIEAKARSYLAHARVKPAEGKKSVVFDIDDTTLNTYNYEIFSGFSYNPMTNADYVNNARFPEVYGMPALVNWASSKGYTVFFLTGRPETQRAGTVTNLSKVGYQVPLDTAHLYLKYTAGNQPSYIRCAAATCTTTEYKSQTRKHIESLGYDLVANFGDQFSDLRGGYGDKTFKIPNPMYYLP from the coding sequence ATGAGTGCTGAGATGACCTCGGGGGCACCCGCCGGACGTACCCGCCTGAGCGGCAGATGGCCCCTCCTGACCGGAGCCTTGATCGCGGCGCTCGGGCTGACGTTCGGCGGCATCACCACCGCCTCGGCGCACGGCAACAGCGGGCACATCGCGCATCCGGCGCATCCGGCGCCGCCGAGCAGCACCGTCGCCCCCACACGCGGCGACTCGATCCCGAACGTCACCCTCGTAGAGAACAAGATCAAGGCCTACTACGGCGACACCGTCGTCGGCACAGACCACGTGCCCTCCACGACGGGCAACTACGCCAAGGAGGTTCACGGCATCGAGGCGAAGGCCAGGTCCTATCTCGCCCATGCCCGAGTCAAGCCGGCCGAGGGCAAGAAGTCGGTGGTCTTCGACATCGACGACACCACGCTGAACACCTACAACTACGAGATCTTCTCGGGTTTCTCCTACAACCCGATGACGAACGCCGACTACGTCAACAACGCCCGTTTCCCCGAGGTGTACGGCATGCCGGCGCTGGTGAACTGGGCCTCGTCCAAGGGCTACACCGTGTTCTTCCTGACCGGACGTCCGGAGACCCAGCGGGCGGGGACGGTGACGAACCTGTCCAAGGTCGGCTACCAGGTCCCGTTGGACACCGCCCACTTGTACCTCAAGTACACCGCCGGCAATCAGCCGTCCTACATCCGGTGCGCGGCGGCCACCTGCACGACGACCGAGTACAAGTCCCAGACCCGCAAGCACATCGAGTCCCTCGGTTATGACCTGGTGGCCAACTTCGGTGACCAATTCTCCGATCTCCGGGGCGGGTACGGCGACAAGACCTTCAAGATCCCGAACCCGATGTACTACCTTCCTTAG
- a CDS encoding DEAD/DEAH box helicase: MGAVTASLPDLLVGLPDEPDSVFAAFEGWTSGRGLELYPAQSEALIELVSGANVILATPTGSGKSLVATGAHFAALAAGRRSVYTAPIKALVSEKFFELSDTFGAERVGMLTGDASVNQDADIVCCTAEVLANLALRMGPSTDVGTVIMDEFHYYGDPDRGWAWQIPLLELNKSQFLLMSATLGDVDFFLDDLSRRTGRETALVSSAQRPVPLHHYYSVTGLQETVIELLQTKQAPIYIVHFTQAAALEQAQALTSINVASRAERDMIAVAIGEFRFSSGFGKVLSRLVRHGIGVHHAGMLPKYRRLVEKLAQAGLLKVICGTDTLGVGINVPIRTVLFSSLSKYDGVRTRQLQAREFHQISGRAGRAGFDTAGTVVVQAPEHEVENVKLLAKAGEDEKKRRKVVRKRAPEGFVSWSKATHDRLIEAAPEQLGSHFAVTPALLLNVIAREGDAFAAMKRLLTDNHEPVSRRRHHVRQAIAAYRSLLAAGVIERLEVPDQFGRTVRLTVDLPLNFALNQPLSTFALAAIEVLDVDSESFALDVVSVLESTLENPRQVLSAQQFAARGEAVAAMKADGIEYDERMELLEDVSYPKPLAEFLEATFSIYRQSHPWLAAFELSPKSIVRDLYERAMTFGEYVSLYGLTRSEGLVLRYLSDAYRALRSSVPAAARTEPVEDVTAWLGELVRQVDSSLLDEWEQLRAGEDSALEPGDVPAVRTLTSNTRAFTVLVRNALFRRVELAARRRYDLLADLSQPKAWSAQDWEDALDGYFAEYDRIGISADARNPQLLQITKTTNEWQVRQVFDDPDGDHDWGIDAVVDLAASDEAGEAIVQVRSVDHW, encoded by the coding sequence GTGGGTGCAGTGACCGCCAGCCTGCCTGACCTGCTCGTCGGACTGCCCGACGAACCGGATTCGGTCTTCGCCGCCTTCGAAGGCTGGACGTCCGGACGCGGGCTCGAGCTGTACCCGGCGCAGAGTGAGGCCCTGATCGAACTCGTCTCGGGCGCCAACGTCATCCTGGCCACGCCGACCGGTTCCGGGAAGTCGCTGGTGGCCACCGGGGCTCACTTCGCGGCGTTGGCGGCCGGCCGGCGCAGCGTGTACACCGCTCCGATCAAGGCGCTGGTCAGCGAGAAGTTCTTCGAGCTGTCCGATACCTTCGGCGCCGAGCGGGTCGGGATGCTCACCGGCGACGCCAGCGTCAACCAGGACGCCGACATCGTCTGCTGCACTGCCGAGGTACTGGCCAACCTCGCGCTGCGGATGGGTCCCAGCACCGACGTCGGCACGGTCATCATGGACGAGTTCCACTACTACGGGGATCCGGACCGTGGCTGGGCGTGGCAGATTCCCTTGCTGGAACTGAACAAATCCCAGTTCCTGTTGATGTCGGCGACCCTCGGCGATGTCGATTTCTTCCTCGACGACCTGTCGCGGCGCACCGGACGCGAAACCGCGCTGGTGTCCTCCGCGCAGCGTCCGGTGCCCCTGCATCACTACTACTCGGTGACCGGTCTGCAGGAGACCGTCATCGAGTTGCTGCAGACCAAGCAGGCCCCGATCTACATCGTGCACTTCACCCAGGCCGCGGCGCTGGAACAGGCGCAGGCGCTCACCTCGATCAACGTGGCCAGTCGCGCCGAAAGGGACATGATCGCCGTCGCAATCGGCGAATTCCGCTTCAGCTCCGGCTTCGGCAAGGTGCTGTCGAGGTTGGTCCGGCACGGCATCGGGGTTCATCACGCGGGCATGCTGCCCAAATACCGCCGCCTGGTGGAGAAGCTCGCGCAGGCCGGCCTGCTCAAGGTCATCTGCGGCACGGACACGCTGGGCGTCGGCATCAATGTCCCCATCCGTACCGTGCTGTTCTCGTCCCTGTCGAAATACGATGGGGTGCGCACCCGGCAGTTGCAGGCCCGGGAGTTCCATCAGATCTCCGGGCGCGCCGGCCGGGCCGGGTTCGACACCGCGGGCACGGTCGTGGTGCAGGCACCCGAGCACGAAGTCGAGAACGTCAAGCTGCTGGCCAAGGCGGGTGAGGACGAGAAGAAGCGGCGGAAGGTCGTTCGTAAGAGGGCGCCCGAGGGATTCGTCTCGTGGTCGAAGGCGACCCACGATCGTCTGATCGAAGCCGCGCCCGAGCAGCTCGGTTCCCACTTCGCGGTGACGCCCGCCCTGTTGTTGAACGTGATCGCTCGCGAGGGCGACGCCTTCGCCGCGATGAAGCGGCTGCTGACCGACAACCACGAACCGGTGTCCCGCAGGCGTCACCACGTGCGCCAAGCCATTGCCGCCTACCGATCCCTATTGGCCGCAGGGGTGATCGAACGGTTGGAGGTCCCCGACCAGTTCGGCCGGACGGTGCGGCTGACCGTGGACCTGCCCTTGAACTTCGCGCTCAATCAACCCTTGTCGACGTTCGCGCTGGCCGCCATAGAGGTACTGGACGTCGATTCGGAGTCTTTTGCGCTGGACGTCGTCTCCGTACTGGAGTCGACCCTGGAGAACCCGAGGCAGGTCCTGTCGGCACAGCAGTTCGCGGCCCGGGGTGAGGCCGTGGCCGCCATGAAGGCCGACGGCATCGAGTACGACGAGCGGATGGAACTGCTCGAGGACGTCAGTTATCCCAAGCCGTTGGCGGAGTTCCTCGAGGCGACCTTCTCCATTTACCGTCAATCGCATCCCTGGCTGGCGGCCTTCGAGCTGTCGCCCAAGTCCATAGTGCGCGACCTGTACGAGCGGGCCATGACCTTCGGCGAATACGTATCCCTCTACGGTCTGACCCGCTCGGAGGGATTGGTACTGCGGTACCTGTCCGATGCGTACCGGGCCTTGCGGTCCTCGGTCCCGGCGGCCGCCCGGACCGAACCGGTGGAGGACGTCACCGCGTGGCTGGGAGAACTCGTACGCCAGGTCGACTCGTCATTGCTGGACGAATGGGAGCAGTTGCGCGCAGGTGAGGATTCCGCCCTGGAGCCGGGCGATGTCCCCGCGGTCAGGACGCTGACCTCGAACACCAGGGCGTTCACCGTCCTGGTGAGAAACGCCTTGTTCCGTCGGGTCGAACTGGCCGCACGACGTCGCTACGATCTGCTCGCCGACCTGTCCCAGCCCAAGGCGTGGTCAGCTCAGGACTGGGAGGACGCGCTGGACGGCTACTTCGCCGAGTACGACCGGATCGGTATCTCGGCCGATGCACGCAATCCGCAGCTGTTGCAGATCACCAAGACCACGAACGAGTGGCAGGTGCGGCAGGTCTTCGACGACCCGGACGGCGACCACGACTGGGGCATCGACGCCGTGGTGGATCTGGCGGCCAGCGACGAGGCGGGCGAGGCGATCGTGCAGGTGCGGTCGGTCGACCACTGGTGA
- a CDS encoding SRPBCC family protein gives MTDGLNAQNAVTIERTFDAPAHLIWQMWTDPEHFSAWYGPTGATIPVAKMDVRVGGTRLICMEVTTPDGPVRMWFTGEYREVIENARLVYTDSVSNADGDIIAPSELGMPAGHPTTTEVRVELEDLGDRTRMVITHVGIPADSPGATGWAMAMSKLAGYIETRA, from the coding sequence ATGACTGACGGCCTGAACGCCCAGAATGCTGTGACCATCGAGCGAACCTTCGATGCTCCCGCACATCTGATCTGGCAAATGTGGACCGATCCGGAACACTTCTCGGCCTGGTACGGGCCAACGGGAGCGACCATCCCTGTCGCCAAGATGGACGTACGAGTCGGCGGAACCCGGCTGATCTGTATGGAGGTCACCACGCCCGACGGCCCCGTGCGCATGTGGTTCACCGGCGAGTACCGCGAGGTCATCGAAAACGCGCGCCTCGTCTACACAGACTCTGTTTCCAATGCGGACGGCGACATCATCGCTCCCTCGGAGCTGGGCATGCCAGCGGGCCACCCCACCACAACCGAAGTCCGAGTCGAACTCGAAGACCTCGGGGACCGTACGAGAATGGTCATCACCCACGTCGGCATACCGGCCGATTCGCCCGGCGCCACGGGCTGGGCAATGGCCATGAGCAAACTGGCCGGCTACATCGAGACCCGGGCTTAG
- a CDS encoding thioredoxin family protein, with translation MNIELLVVPDCPNESAAIDLINTAVADTAVTATVTTTVISTFEVAVSRGFVGSPTILINGHDPFAQGGSGVGLACRVYPTPTGSAGLPPLRDLRQALKREAASGKTFA, from the coding sequence ATGAACATCGAGTTGCTGGTCGTGCCTGACTGCCCGAACGAGTCAGCGGCGATCGACTTGATCAACACCGCGGTGGCAGACACGGCAGTGACGGCCACCGTCACCACGACGGTGATCAGTACCTTCGAGGTGGCCGTTTCCCGCGGTTTCGTTGGGTCGCCGACGATCCTGATCAATGGACACGACCCGTTCGCGCAGGGCGGCAGCGGGGTCGGCCTTGCGTGCCGGGTCTATCCGACGCCGACCGGGTCGGCCGGCCTTCCGCCGCTGCGGGACTTACGGCAGGCCCTCAAGCGTGAGGCCGCATCAGGGAAGACGTTTGCCTAA
- a CDS encoding TetR family transcriptional regulator yields the protein MTSTSSRAERKERTRQALVGSALTLLADRSLSGLSLREVARAAGVVPTAFYRHFASMDELGVAVVEECTATLRQLIRQARQAQVADPIAGSVSILVRQVAEREADFRFLIRERASGVPAVARAIRDALDLFTVELTADLARMPALADFQTEDLRMAADLMVGAMLHTIQALTELDGPDDDAIADVTRRAERQLRLIALGLTQWR from the coding sequence GTGACCTCGACCAGCAGCAGGGCCGAGCGTAAAGAGCGGACCCGACAGGCCCTGGTCGGTTCGGCGTTGACGCTGCTGGCCGATCGCAGTCTGTCGGGCCTCAGCCTGCGCGAAGTGGCGCGGGCCGCGGGTGTCGTGCCGACCGCGTTCTACCGCCACTTCGCCTCGATGGACGAGCTCGGCGTGGCCGTGGTGGAAGAGTGCACCGCCACGTTGCGTCAGTTGATCAGGCAGGCGAGGCAGGCGCAGGTCGCCGATCCGATCGCCGGGAGCGTCTCGATCCTGGTGCGCCAGGTGGCTGAGCGCGAAGCCGACTTCCGGTTCCTGATCCGGGAACGGGCCAGCGGGGTGCCTGCGGTCGCGCGGGCCATTCGCGACGCCCTGGACCTTTTCACGGTCGAGCTGACCGCAGACCTGGCCCGGATGCCGGCACTGGCGGACTTCCAGACGGAGGATCTGCGCATGGCGGCCGATCTGATGGTGGGTGCGATGCTGCACACCATCCAGGCGCTTACCGAACTCGACGGACCCGATGACGACGCCATCGCCGATGTCACCAGGCGGGCAGAGCGGCAACTACGCCTGATCGCGCTCGGCCTGACCCAGTGGCGCTGA
- a CDS encoding VOC family protein: protein MLATSDLVAFTPTTNLARARRFYQDVLGLSVLDENAYACVFDANGTMLRITVVAEVAHAGYTVLGWRVADIGASVAELGAAGVVFSRFDGMEQDAQGVWTTPNGDRVAWFTDPDGNVLSLTEYR from the coding sequence ATGCTTGCTACGAGCGACCTCGTCGCCTTCACCCCGACCACGAACCTCGCGAGGGCGCGGCGGTTCTACCAAGACGTGCTTGGACTGTCCGTGCTGGACGAGAACGCGTATGCCTGTGTGTTCGACGCCAACGGCACGATGCTGCGCATCACCGTGGTTGCCGAGGTCGCCCACGCTGGGTACACCGTGCTCGGCTGGCGCGTCGCCGACATCGGCGCAAGCGTCGCCGAACTGGGCGCTGCCGGCGTCGTGTTCTCTCGCTTCGACGGCATGGAACAGGATGCCCAGGGTGTCTGGACAACTCCGAACGGCGATCGGGTCGCCTGGTTCACCGACCCCGACGGGAACGTTCTGTCTCTCACCGAATACCGGTGA
- a CDS encoding ABC transporter ATP-binding protein translates to MQSTPTPPPTFAGRRWKADGRNSADEKREAKQVSLLRIGRLFTPYRWPLLIVTAIIVASSIVSLASPFLLRAVIDSALPSQNVGLLLALILGMIAVAAVTSVFGVVQTWISTRIGQQVMHGLRTSVFSHLQRQSLGFFTRTRTGEVQSRITNDIGGMQSVVTSTATSVASNLTTVVATIAAMLALSWRLSLISLIVMPPAIYLTRKVARMRRDITARRQSELADLNVTIEEGLSISGIQLAKTMGSGPALIRRFSESSVRLIDLELRSELAGRWRMASMSVIFAAVPAAIYLAAGLPATRGGMTIGTLVAFTTLQAGLFRPLMGLLNVGVSLTSSLALFARIFEYLDLPVEIDEPADPVSVDPAAIRGEVRFHGVSFCYPGATKAAVDDVDLVVPAGNTLAIVGETGSGKSTLAALVARLYDPSAGRITIDGIDLRDLALTDLAAIVGVVSQETYLLHTTVRENLRYAKPDATDAEIESAARAAQIHELIDSLPEGYDTMVGSRGHRFSGGEQQRIAIARTLLRNPRVLVLDEATSALDNETERAVQHAFDELARGRTTITIAHRLSTVRDADGIVVIDAGHVVEAGSHEQLLERAGRYAALAA, encoded by the coding sequence ATGCAGTCCACTCCCACCCCGCCCCCCACCTTCGCCGGCCGTCGCTGGAAGGCCGATGGCCGCAACTCCGCCGACGAGAAGCGCGAGGCCAAGCAGGTCTCGCTGCTGCGTATCGGCCGGCTCTTCACCCCCTACCGTTGGCCGCTGCTGATCGTGACGGCCATCATCGTGGCTTCGTCCATCGTCTCCCTGGCCTCTCCGTTCCTGCTGCGGGCCGTGATCGACTCCGCGTTGCCGAGCCAGAACGTCGGGCTGCTGCTCGCTCTCATCCTCGGCATGATCGCGGTCGCCGCGGTGACCTCGGTCTTCGGCGTGGTCCAGACCTGGATCAGCACCCGAATCGGCCAACAGGTCATGCACGGCCTACGTACCAGCGTCTTCAGCCACCTGCAACGACAGTCCCTCGGCTTCTTCACCCGTACCCGTACCGGTGAAGTGCAGTCGCGCATCACCAACGACATCGGCGGGATGCAATCGGTCGTCACATCGACGGCAACCTCGGTCGCGTCCAACCTCACGACTGTCGTGGCCACCATCGCCGCCATGCTCGCGCTGTCCTGGCGGCTGTCGCTGATATCGCTGATCGTGATGCCACCGGCGATCTACTTGACGCGCAAGGTGGCCCGGATGCGGCGCGACATCACCGCCCGCCGCCAGTCGGAGCTGGCCGACCTCAACGTCACGATCGAGGAAGGCCTTTCGATCAGCGGTATTCAGCTCGCGAAGACGATGGGGAGCGGCCCCGCCCTCATTCGCCGGTTCAGCGAATCGTCGGTCCGACTGATCGATCTGGAACTACGGTCGGAGCTGGCCGGACGGTGGCGGATGGCCTCCATGAGCGTCATCTTCGCCGCGGTGCCGGCCGCGATCTACCTGGCCGCGGGACTGCCCGCGACCCGCGGCGGCATGACCATCGGCACCCTGGTGGCCTTCACCACCCTGCAAGCCGGCCTGTTCCGTCCACTGATGGGGCTGCTGAACGTCGGTGTGTCGCTCACCAGCTCACTGGCCCTCTTCGCCCGCATCTTCGAGTACCTCGACCTACCGGTGGAGATCGACGAGCCCGCCGACCCGGTGAGCGTCGATCCCGCCGCCATTCGCGGTGAGGTCCGCTTCCACGGCGTCAGCTTCTGCTACCCCGGCGCAACGAAGGCCGCCGTCGATGACGTCGACCTGGTCGTACCGGCGGGGAACACCCTCGCGATCGTTGGCGAAACCGGTTCGGGTAAGAGCACACTGGCCGCCCTTGTCGCCCGCCTGTACGACCCGAGCGCCGGCCGAATCACCATCGACGGTATCGACCTGCGCGATCTCGCCCTGACCGACCTGGCCGCGATCGTCGGTGTGGTGAGCCAGGAAACGTACCTGCTGCACACCACCGTGCGGGAAAACCTTCGCTACGCCAAGCCCGACGCCACCGATGCCGAGATCGAATCCGCCGCGCGGGCCGCCCAGATTCACGAGCTGATCGACTCGCTGCCCGAGGGCTACGACACGATGGTCGGCTCGCGGGGTCACCGGTTCTCCGGCGGCGAGCAACAACGAATCGCCATCGCCCGGACCCTGCTGCGCAATCCGCGCGTGCTCGTGCTCGATGAGGCCACCAGCGCCCTGGACAACGAGACCGAGCGGGCCGTGCAGCACGCCTTCGACGAACTGGCCCGCGGACGAACCACCATCACCATCGCCCACCGGCTGTCCACGGTCCGCGACGCCGACGGGATCGTGGTCATCGACGCCGGTCACGTTGTCGAGGCGGGTAGTCATGAGCAACTGCTCGAACGGGCCGGACGATATGCCGCGTTGGCTGCGTGA